AGGACGTGGTCGAGCAGGGACAGATAGGACTGCATGGGGCTCATGTAACCGAGTCGGTGCTCGTCACAAGTAAACGTACACAGCCTGTCCCGGAGTGAAATGAGTACAGCTACGCACAGGCCTGTTGCGCGGCGTGCGGCTTCTCATGGACGCCAGTCGTCACGCACCATTAGAAGCCGGGACATGAAAATCTACACGAAGAGCGGGGACGCGGGAGAGACCGGACTGTTCGGTGGCGGCCGCGTCGCGAAGGACGACGTGCGTGTGGACGCCTACGGGGACGTCGACGAGCTGAACTCGACCCTCGGCCTGGTGCGGAGCTTCGATGGCCCCACGGACGTGGACGCGCTGCTGCACCGGTTGCAGGACCAGCTCTTCACGGTGGGCGCGGCGATCTCGACGCCCGAGGGCACCAAGGCCTCGGCGCACATCCCCGAATTGAAGGCCGAGTGGGCGGAGGACATGGAGCGCGCCATCGACGGGTTCGAGGCGGAGCTCGCGCCGATGACGCACTTCATCCTGCCCGGTGGCACGCGGGCCGCGAGCGCGCTGCACCTGGCGCGCACCGTCTGCCGCCGCGCGGAGCGCCGCGCGGTGACGCTGCTTCGCGAGGGGAAGATTCCGAAGGCGGTGGTCGTCTACCTCAACCGGCTCTCGGATCTGCTCTTCGTCCTCGCTCGCGTGGTCAACCACCGTGCGGGCGTGGAGGATGTGAAGTGGATTCCCGAGAAGCCTTCGAAGTAGACGGACGCGACTCGTGAACGTGTTGCCCACCGCCCATCTGCGTGACCTCGCCCGCTCGGTGGGCTTCGACCTGGTGGGCTTCGCGCGCGCGGAGCCCATTCCTCCGGACTTCCTGATGTCATGGGTGGCCGCCGGGTACGCGGCCGACATGGACTGGATGGGCGAGCGTGCCGCCGAGCGGCTCGACGTCTCGCTTCTGCTCCCGGGCGCGAAGACGGTCATCTCGTTCGTGAACAACTACTGGCGGGACGACGCGGAGTCGGTGGACTCGCCCATCGCCCGCTACGCCCGTGGCCGGGACTATCACTCCACGCTGCGCGACCGGATGAAGGCCTTCCGCAAGGCCCTCAACGTGATGTTCCCCGGGCTGGGGACCTACGGCAGCGTGGACAGCGGCCCGCTGATGGAGAAGGTCTGGGCGGCTCGCGCGGGGCTGGGCTACGTGGGGAAGAATGGCTGCTTCATCACCGAGCCCTATGGCTCGTGGGTGTTGCTGGCCACGCTCATCGTGGACGCGGAGGTGGATGACTACGGCAACGGGCCCGCGGCGGACCGGTGTGGCGCATGTCGCCGCTGCCTCATGTCCTGTCCCACGGGTGCGTTGGTGGGCAATGGCCGCGTGGATGCGCGCGCGTGTCTGTCCTATCAGACCATCGAGAACCGCGAGCAGCAGGTGCCGGAGGCGTTCCGGCTCAAGTTCGACAACCTGATTTTCGGCTGCGACATCTGCCAGCAGGTGTGCCCGTTGAACCGCCGGCCCGTGTTCGCGGAGAACCCACGCTTCGCGCCGCGCGCGGTGGCTGCGTTGGGCGTGCGTGAACTCGCGGGACTCACACTGGAACAGTATGAGCACCTAATACCTGGCACGGCGCTGGCGCGCGCACGCTACGACGGACTGCGCCGCAACGCCGTGTATGCGTTGGGCGTGGCAAAGCAGGCGGACGCGAAAGTGTTGCTGGAAAAGCTCAGCGGCGATTCGAGCGAATTGGTACGTACCGCCGCGCAATGGGCGCTTCTTCAGCTCGACCCCTGACGTCCACTCCCACGCAGTCCTTGGGCCCGGTCTACGCCGCGCTCATCCTCCAGGTTCTCATCAGCGCGGGAACCTATCTGGCCGGCAAGCGGGCGATGTCGGAGCTGCCACCGCTCACCGTGGTGTTGTGGCGCTTCGTGCTGAGCGGCTCGGTGTTCATGCTGCTCCTGTGCTTCCTGCCAGGGCCGAAGCTCCCACCGCGCAACGAGTGGGGACGGGTCCTGCTGCTGGGCCTGCTCGCGGGGCCGGTGAACCAGGTGTTCTTCTTCTACGGCCTGTCGCAGTCCACGGCGGCGCACGCGGCGCTGCTCTACGCGCTGACGCCGCTGGGCGTGTATTTGCTGAGTCTGGCGCGCGGCCACGAGCGCGCTTCGCTGCGCGCCATGGGCGGCATCGTCACGGCGTTCTCGGGCGTGGTGGTGCTGCTGCTGGGGCGGGGCCTGGCGGACGCGAGCGGCTCGCTGCTGGGTGACCTGCTCATCCTGGGCGCGGTGATGTCGTGGGTGGTGTACACGACAGAGGGCAAGCCGTTCGTCGCCATCCACGGGCCGTTTCGGGCCACGGCGTGGAGCATGAGCGCTTCCACGTTCATGATGCTGATGATGGCGCCGTTCTTCGCGAAGCCCCAGGCGGTGCTCGCGGCGAGCTCCATGGCCCGGTACTCCATCGTCTACCTGGGCCTGCTGACCTCGGTGGTGGCGTACCTGCTCTGGTACTACGCGCTGTCGAAGGTGCCCGCGTCGAAGGTGGCGGTGTTCTCCAACCTCCAACCCGCGGCGACCGCGCTGGCCGCGTGGGCCATCCTGGATGAGGCGCTGCATTGGGAGATTGCGGTGGGCGGTGCGCTCGTGCTCCTGGGCGTGCGGTTGACGCAGGCCGCGCACGTCCGGCCGCCTCCCGTGGCGCCCGTGCCCGCGGCGCGCATCGGGTAGCAAGACTCGGAGTGCCGTGCGGGGTTGCCCCCATTAGCTTCCTTCCGTGGCAGCAAGATTCCCTGGAAGGAGGCAGATGCCGTGCCCACGATGAGGGTGACCGCGCGCGCGTCGAGCGCGAGGTCCGTGAAGGGTGTCGCGGAGCGGGTGGCGGGCGTCGATTGGACGCGTGTCACGACGGAGCTCGATGCACGGGGCTGCGCGACGGTGGAGGGGCTGGTCACCTCCGAGGAGTGCGAGGCCCTGGCCGCGCTGTACGCGGAGGACGCGGTGTTCCGCAGCCGGGTGGTGATGGCGCGTCACGGCTTCGGAAAGGGCGAGTACAAGTACTTCGAATACCCGTTGCCGGGCGTGGTCGCCGCGCTGCGCGAGGCGCTGTATCCCCAGCTCGCGCCCATCGCGAACCGGTGGAACACGGCGATGGGCATCGACGTGCGGTATCCGGTGGAGCACGCGGCGTATCTCGAACGCTGTCACGCGGCGGGGCAGGTGAGGCCCACGCCGCTGCTGCTTCGGTACGGCGCGGACGATTACAACTGCCTGCACCAGGACCTCTACGGCGAGCACGTCTTCCCGCTCCAGGTGGCGGTGTTGTTGTCGGAGCCGGGCAGGGACTTCACGGGCGGCGAGTTCGTGCTCACCGAGCAGCGGCCCCGCATGCAGTCGCGCGCGGAGGTGGTTCCGCTGCGCCAGGGGGACGCGGTGGTGTTCGCGGTCCACCACCGTCCCGTTCAGGGGCCGCGGGGCGTGTACCGGGTGAACCTGCGTCACGGTGTCAGCCGGATTCGTTCAGGGCACCGTCACACGGTGGGCGTCATCTTCCATGATGCGGCGTGAGGAACGCGGATGACGCTGGACCTGTTCGACAGCGTGGGTGGCACCGAGCCCCGTGAAGAGGACCTGGGGCCTGGAGCCCGGGTGCTGCGAGGCTTCGCGCTGCCGCACGACGCGGCGTTGCTGAGCGCGCTTCAGGGCATCACGGACGCGTCGCCCTTTCGCCACATGGAGACGCCGGGTGGCTTCCGCATGTCCGTCGCGATGACGAGCTGTGGGGCGTGGGGCTGGGTGACGGACCGCACGGGCTACCGCTATGCAGAGGTGGACCCGGTGCCGGAGCGGCCTTGGCCCACGATGCCCATGGCGTTCCTTCAGCTCGCGCAGTCCGCCGCCGCACGGGCTGGCTTCGCCGACTTCGTTCCCGATAGCTGTCTGGTCAATCGCTATGACACTGGCGCGAAGATGTCGCTGCACCAGGACAAGGACGAACGTGACTTCTCCGCGCCCATCGTCTCCGTCTCACTGGGACTTCCGGCGGTCTTCCTTTTCGGAGGGGAGGGCAGGGCGGACAAGCCGCTGCGGGTCCGCTTGATTCACGGCGACGTGGTCGTGTGGGGCGGCCCCGCGCGGCTTCGGTATCACGGCGTCATGCCGCTCAAGCCCGGTCATCACCCCCAACTCGGAGCGCATCGCATCAACCTGACGTTCCGGAAGGCGCGCTGAAGTACGCCGCCAAGAAGGGCGCTTCACAGGAGCGCATGGTTGCGGCCAGCCTTGGGCGGCATACGCTGGGCCGATGCTTCGTCCAGGTGAGGACTTGCTCCAAGTGGAAGAGCGGCTGTGGCTCCTGACCGCGCCCACGGGCAAGGGCATCTACGACTTCGCCTTCGACCGCTTCTTCGCGTGCCGCCGACCCTACGTGCTGCCCGAGTCATTGGAGGTGGTGGCGCGGGTGGGCGTCTGGACCGACTATGCCGAGCGCTTCAAGGAACTGGCCGAGTCCGGCATCCGCCTGGTCCACACCCCCGAGCAGCACCTGATGGCCACGGAGCTGCCGCACTGGTACCCGAAACTCGAGGACCTGACGCCGCGCAGCTTCTGGTTCGACACGCGGCCGGACGCGGAGACGGTGGCGCGTCTGCTGGGGTGGCCCGTGTTCGTGAAGGGCGAGCGGCAGACGAGCCGGCACCGCAAATCCCTCTCCATCATAGAAGGGCCGGAGCAGTTCCGCCACGCGATGGAGACCTACGCGAAGGACCCCATCCTGCACTGGCAGCGGGTGGTGTGCCGTGAGCTGCGGCCCTTGCGCCGGGTGGAAGAGGGCGCGCCGGACCGCATCCCCAGCTCCTTCGAGTTCCGCACGTTCTGGTGGAAGGGCGCGCTCGTCGGCTGGGGGCCGTACTGGTGGCAAGGCACGCCGTACACGCTCACGCCGGAGGAGCAGCATGCGGCGCTCGGTCTGGGGCGAGAGGTCGCGCGGCGGCTCGACGTGCCCTTCCTGGTGGTGGACGTGGCCCAGGAGGTGTCGGGCCGGTGGATCGTCATCGAGTGCAACGACGGCCAGGAGAGCGGCTACGCGGGCATCTCTCCCTTCGCGCTGTGGCAGGCCATCCTGAACCTCGAGCGCGGCACGGCCGCCGCGCCGTAGGGCCTCAGTCGCCGTTCGGGTCCCACTCCGAGATGTCGTACTTGGGCTCGGCCGGCACCGCCGGCTTGCTGCTCTTGCTGGGCTGGGGCGTCTTCGCCACCGGCGGACCCTCGGGCACGTCATCGTCGAGCAGCGGGTCCTTCTTCGCCGGGCTCGCGATGACCGCCGGCGGCGCGGCCTTCACCGGCGCGGGCGCGGGCGGTGCGGGCTTCGGCTCCGGAGCCGCCACCGTGGTGGGCTCGTCATCCGGGCCATCCAGGTCGCCCAGTGACGTCGGGTCGGCGGGCGTGGGGACCGGGGCCCGAGGCGGCGGGTCCGATTCACTGGCCCGGTAAACCCCAGTCCTCGTGGCTTCCGCGCCAACACTGGAGGACGGCGGCGGCGGAATGGGCTCCGGCGGCGGTGCGCGACGCGTGGGCTCGGCCGCCACCGCGGAATCCGCGGCGCGATACCCCTCCCGGCGTCCCGACGGACGCTCATCCCCGAACGGGTCCTCCTCCCGCGATTTCCGACTGCGCGTCGGCTTCGCATCGCCGTCGCCGAAGGGGTCCTCCTCGCGGGTCAGCTTCTTGCCCCGCCGAGACCTCGGTGGATCCGCCACCACGCCGGCCGGCAGACCTTTGAGCGAGCTGTGCCGGTCCGCACACAATCCCAGGTTCTCCTGACAGTCCGCCAGACAGTTCGTGAGCTGTTTGACGGCGCGTCCGCTGCCGCCGAACTCGATGGAGCAATCCTCCTTGCACGTCGCGTAGTCCTCCTTGCATCCAGAGGGGACTTCCGCAGCGGCGGTGCTGGCGGCGAGGGTCAGGCCGAGAATCAGAAGAGCTCGCATGGCGATTACGAAAACTACCAGTCTTCTGGGGTTCCTGGGCCAGGGGGGCGCGTTATGGTCCCCTGGCGCGGTGGTCGCGCCACGAGGAGGCACATGGCTGTCAGGGTGGGCATCATCGGGAGCCCCGGGTTGGCCCAGGCACTGGGCATCCCCGGCAAGGGCGAATCCCACATCATCGAGACGCCCTTCGGCCCTCATGCGGCGCCCATCGTCACCACCGAACTCGGCGGCATTCCCGTCGCCTTCGTCGCCCGTCATGGCGCGGGCCACGTCTACAACGCCACCCGTGCCCCCTACCGCGCCAACCTGTACGCCCTGAAGGTCCTGGGCATCACCCACGTCCTGGCCACGGGCACCGTGGGGAGCCTGCGCGAGCACATCCAGCCCCTCCAGCTCGTCGTGCCGGATCAGGTCATCGACCGGACCTACCGCCGACCCTGCACCTTCTACGACGACGTCGCCGTCCACGTGGACCTGGGCACCCCCTTCTGTGGCACCCTGCGCGAGGTGCTCGCCCAGGCCAGGGACCCGCTGGGTCCGCCGGTCCACACGGAGTCCACCTACGTCTGCATCGAGGGCCCGTCGCTCAGCACGCGCGCGGAGAGCCTGCTGTACCGCACCTGGGGCGCGGACCTGGTGGGGATGACGGCCATGCCGGAGGCCCGGCTCGCGCGCGAGGCGGAGCTGCACTACGCGATGGTGGCGCTGCCCACGGACTATGACTCGTGGCAGCCCTGCGCGCCGGGTCACGAGCACGATGAGCTGCTGGCCCTGGTGTCCCACAACCGCAAGGCCGTCACCGCCAGCGGCGCTGCGCTCATCCGCCGCGCGTTGCCCCGCATCGCCGAAGCCCACGCCACCTGCCGCTGCGACACCGCGCTGGCCCTGGCCATTGGCACCGAGCGCAGCCGCATCCCCGACGAGGTGCGCGGCCGGCTTCGTCCACTGCTGGGCAGATACCTCCCGCCCAACGTGGCCTGACACGCCGCGCACCGTCCGCTATCCGAAGCGCGCGCCGAGCGCCCGCTCGCCCGCCTGCTGCCAGTCCGTTCCGCCGAGGCCACTTTCCGGTCCCCGGAACGACTTCGAGCGTGGAGGCGAGCATGCGGCGGCCCAGACTCAAGCACCTCACCTGGCGCGAGTTCACCCGGCGCTTCGTGAAGGAGTTCGAGGAGGACAGCGTCACCGACATCGCGGCGCAGCTTTCGTACTACCTCCTGTTCTCGCTGTTCCCGTTCCTCTTCTTCCTCGTCACGCTGGTGGCGTACCTGCCCATCGCCCCCGGGGCGGTGGACGCGATGATGGACCGCATCCGTCCGCTCGTCCCCGGCGACGCGTTGCAGCTCATCACCGGCCACCTGCAGTCCCTGGTGAATCAGCCCCAGCCCCGGCTGCTGACCGTCGGTCTCGTCATCACGCTGTGGTCCGCGTCTCGCGGGGTGAACGCGCTGCGCACCGCGCTCAACCTGGCCTACGACGTCTCCGAATCCCGGCCCCTCTGGAAGACGCAGGGCCTGGCCATGCTGGTGACGTTGATGGGCTCGCTGCTCATCCCGCTGTCCTTCGCCGTGTTCCTGTTGGGCGGGCGGCTGGGGCTGTGGCTCGCGGGGAAGTTGCAGCTCGTGGACGCCTACCACCTGGTGTGGTCCTGGCTGCGCTGGCCCTTCACCGCGGGGCTGGTGATGCTGGTGCTGGCGCTCTGCTACTACCTGCTGCCCGACGTGAAGCAGCGCTTCAAGTACATCACCCCCGGCTCCGTGCTGGGCACGGGCCTGTGGCTGGGGAGTACCTGGGGCTTCACGCAGTACGTGGAGCACTTCGGCAAGTACAACGTCACCTACGGCTCCATTGGTGGCGTGGTGGTGCTGATGCTGTGGCTCTACATCTCCGGGCTCATCTTCATCGTTGGCGGCGAGGTCAACGCCATCCTCGAGCACGCCTCGGTGGAGGGGAAGTCGAAGGGGGCGCGCCGCTTCGACGAGGCCGCTCCGCGCGAGCCGCCGCTGAAGTCCGTGGGCGCGGCCAAGAGCGCGAAGGGCGCTCAGCATTCGAGGCTGGCGCGCTTCCGGTGGCGGCGCCGCGTGGCCCGGGGGTTGGAGCCCGAGCCCACCGTGGAGGAGCAGGACCCCCGCTCCTCCACGCTGCACTGACGCGGAGGGCTACTTGGCGCCCAGCGCCTGCTTGATGGCGGGGAGCCCGCCCGGGCCGTTGTTGCTGCCGCGCAGGTTCTTCTGCGAGATGATCTTCTGGATGTTCGCGATGCGGTCCTTGTTGGTGGGGTGCGTGCTCAGCCACTTCATCAGCGCGGGCGTGTCGCCCTGCGCCTGCTGGAGCTTCTCGAAGAAGGTGACGAGCCCGCGCGGGTCATAGCCAGCGCCAGAGGCGTAGCGCGCGCCGTACTCGTCGGCTTCAATCTCCTCGCTGCGGCCGTGCGCCAGCAGGGTGCCGCCGCTCACGAGCTGCGCGGCGATCTGCGCCACCGTGCCCGGGTTCTGCCCCAGCGCGGCCTGGGTGATGGCCTGCAGGCCCATCTGGTTCACCATGGCGCGGGCGGAGTGACGGCCCACCACGTGGCCCGCCTCGTGCGCCATGACGCCGGCCAGCTCCGCCTCGGTGTCCGCGGCGAGGATGAGGCCGGTGTAGACGTACAGGTAGCCGCCGGGCGTGGCGAACGCGTTGACCATCTTCGGGTCGTCGATGACGTTGATCTTCCACTTCACCCCCGGCCGGTCCTTGGACGCCTGGTTGAGGATGCTGGAAGAGATGCCGCGCACGTAGTCGACGACGGCGGCGTTCTCGACGTACTTGATGTTCTCCTTCGTCTCCAGCTCCTGCTTGACCTGCCGGCCGAGCTGCTCCTCCTGCTCGTCGGAGATGAGGGTGCGGGCCACGGCCTTCTCCGCGGAGATGCGCTGCTTGGAGCAGCCCGTCGACAGGCCCGTTGCCAAGGTGAGTCCCAGTGCTGCCACGAGGATGCGCTGCATGACGAATGGTGCCTTTCTGTGCAGAGGTCTACGCCGCGTCGCTTCCGCGGGGATGCGGGACGCTGGCCCACATCGGCCCCTGCCTTCAAGCGCTGCGTGATGCAAGCGTCCAGACAGTCACGTAAGCGGTGCGTGGGGCCGCTCGCCGGTGTATGTGCCCCGCAGGATGCCTGAGCTACCCGAGGTGGAAATCGCGCGGCGCAA
This genomic window from Myxococcus hansupus contains:
- the queG gene encoding tRNA epoxyqueuosine(34) reductase QueG, whose protein sequence is MNVLPTAHLRDLARSVGFDLVGFARAEPIPPDFLMSWVAAGYAADMDWMGERAAERLDVSLLLPGAKTVISFVNNYWRDDAESVDSPIARYARGRDYHSTLRDRMKAFRKALNVMFPGLGTYGSVDSGPLMEKVWAARAGLGYVGKNGCFITEPYGSWVLLATLIVDAEVDDYGNGPAADRCGACRRCLMSCPTGALVGNGRVDARACLSYQTIENREQQVPEAFRLKFDNLIFGCDICQQVCPLNRRPVFAENPRFAPRAVAALGVRELAGLTLEQYEHLIPGTALARARYDGLRRNAVYALGVAKQADAKVLLEKLSGDSSELVRTAAQWALLQLDP
- a CDS encoding ATP-grasp domain-containing protein, whose product is MEERLWLLTAPTGKGIYDFAFDRFFACRRPYVLPESLEVVARVGVWTDYAERFKELAESGIRLVHTPEQHLMATELPHWYPKLEDLTPRSFWFDTRPDAETVARLLGWPVFVKGERQTSRHRKSLSIIEGPEQFRHAMETYAKDPILHWQRVVCRELRPLRRVEEGAPDRIPSSFEFRTFWWKGALVGWGPYWWQGTPYTLTPEEQHAALGLGREVARRLDVPFLVVDVAQEVSGRWIVIECNDGQESGYAGISPFALWQAILNLERGTAAAP
- a CDS encoding YihY/virulence factor BrkB family protein, whose protein sequence is MRRPRLKHLTWREFTRRFVKEFEEDSVTDIAAQLSYYLLFSLFPFLFFLVTLVAYLPIAPGAVDAMMDRIRPLVPGDALQLITGHLQSLVNQPQPRLLTVGLVITLWSASRGVNALRTALNLAYDVSESRPLWKTQGLAMLVTLMGSLLIPLSFAVFLLGGRLGLWLAGKLQLVDAYHLVWSWLRWPFTAGLVMLVLALCYYLLPDVKQRFKYITPGSVLGTGLWLGSTWGFTQYVEHFGKYNVTYGSIGGVVVLMLWLYISGLIFIVGGEVNAILEHASVEGKSKGARRFDEAAPREPPLKSVGAAKSAKGAQHSRLARFRWRRRVARGLEPEPTVEEQDPRSSTLH
- a CDS encoding 2OG-Fe(II) oxygenase yields the protein MRVTARASSARSVKGVAERVAGVDWTRVTTELDARGCATVEGLVTSEECEALAALYAEDAVFRSRVVMARHGFGKGEYKYFEYPLPGVVAALREALYPQLAPIANRWNTAMGIDVRYPVEHAAYLERCHAAGQVRPTPLLLRYGADDYNCLHQDLYGEHVFPLQVAVLLSEPGRDFTGGEFVLTEQRPRMQSRAEVVPLRQGDAVVFAVHHRPVQGPRGVYRVNLRHGVSRIRSGHRHTVGVIFHDAA
- a CDS encoding MTAP family purine nucleoside phosphorylase: MAVRVGIIGSPGLAQALGIPGKGESHIIETPFGPHAAPIVTTELGGIPVAFVARHGAGHVYNATRAPYRANLYALKVLGITHVLATGTVGSLREHIQPLQLVVPDQVIDRTYRRPCTFYDDVAVHVDLGTPFCGTLREVLAQARDPLGPPVHTESTYVCIEGPSLSTRAESLLYRTWGADLVGMTAMPEARLAREAELHYAMVALPTDYDSWQPCAPGHEHDELLALVSHNRKAVTASGAALIRRALPRIAEAHATCRCDTALALAIGTERSRIPDEVRGRLRPLLGRYLPPNVA
- a CDS encoding EamA family transporter — its product is MGASSARPLTSTPTQSLGPVYAALILQVLISAGTYLAGKRAMSELPPLTVVLWRFVLSGSVFMLLLCFLPGPKLPPRNEWGRVLLLGLLAGPVNQVFFFYGLSQSTAAHAALLYALTPLGVYLLSLARGHERASLRAMGGIVTAFSGVVVLLLGRGLADASGSLLGDLLILGAVMSWVVYTTEGKPFVAIHGPFRATAWSMSASTFMMLMMAPFFAKPQAVLAASSMARYSIVYLGLLTSVVAYLLWYYALSKVPASKVAVFSNLQPAATALAAWAILDEALHWEIAVGGALVLLGVRLTQAAHVRPPPVAPVPAARIG
- a CDS encoding M48 family metallopeptidase, translated to MQRILVAALGLTLATGLSTGCSKQRISAEKAVARTLISDEQEEQLGRQVKQELETKENIKYVENAAVVDYVRGISSSILNQASKDRPGVKWKINVIDDPKMVNAFATPGGYLYVYTGLILAADTEAELAGVMAHEAGHVVGRHSARAMVNQMGLQAITQAALGQNPGTVAQIAAQLVSGGTLLAHGRSEEIEADEYGARYASGAGYDPRGLVTFFEKLQQAQGDTPALMKWLSTHPTNKDRIANIQKIISQKNLRGSNNGPGGLPAIKQALGAK
- the alkB gene encoding DNA oxidative demethylase AlkB encodes the protein MTLDLFDSVGGTEPREEDLGPGARVLRGFALPHDAALLSALQGITDASPFRHMETPGGFRMSVAMTSCGAWGWVTDRTGYRYAEVDPVPERPWPTMPMAFLQLAQSAAARAGFADFVPDSCLVNRYDTGAKMSLHQDKDERDFSAPIVSVSLGLPAVFLFGGEGRADKPLRVRLIHGDVVVWGGPARLRYHGVMPLKPGHHPQLGAHRINLTFRKAR
- a CDS encoding cob(I)yrinic acid a,c-diamide adenosyltransferase, translating into MKIYTKSGDAGETGLFGGGRVAKDDVRVDAYGDVDELNSTLGLVRSFDGPTDVDALLHRLQDQLFTVGAAISTPEGTKASAHIPELKAEWAEDMERAIDGFEAELAPMTHFILPGGTRAASALHLARTVCRRAERRAVTLLREGKIPKAVVVYLNRLSDLLFVLARVVNHRAGVEDVKWIPEKPSK